The following proteins come from a genomic window of Mauremys mutica isolate MM-2020 ecotype Southern chromosome 7, ASM2049712v1, whole genome shotgun sequence:
- the PSMD6 gene encoding 26S proteasome non-ATPase regulatory subunit 6: protein MPLENLEEEGLPKNPDLRIAQLRFLLSLRPQRPDPAVREELMAAVRRHNMAPYYEALCKPLDWQMDMELLNKMKKANEEELKRLDNELEDAEKILGESEIRDAMMAKAEYLCRIGDKEGALTAFRKTYDKTVALGHRLDIVFYLLRIGLFYMDNDLITRNIEKAKSLIEEGGDWDRRNRLKVYQGLYCVAIRDFKQAAELFLDTVSTFTSYELMDYKTFVTYTVYVSMIALDRPDLREKVIKGAEILEVLHSLPTVRQYLFSLYECRYSVFFQSLAIVEQEMKKDWLFAPHYRYYVREMRIHAYSQLLESYRSLTLGYMAEAFGVGVEFIDQELSRFIAAGRLHCKIDKVNEIVETNRPDSKNWQYQETIKKGDLLLNRVQKLSRVINM, encoded by the exons aTGCCGCTGGAGAacctggaggaggaggggctgccCAAGAACCCCGACCTGCGCATCGCCCAGCTCCGCTTCCTCCTCAGCCTGCGGCCGCAGCGCCCCGACCCCGCCGTGCGCGAGGAGCTCATGGCGGCCGTGCGGCGCCACA ATATGGCTCCATACTATGAAGCACTCTGCAAGCCGCTTGACTGGCAGATGGACATGGAGCTGTTGAATAAGATGAAAAAGGCGAATGAGGAAGAGTTGAAACGTCTCGACAATGAACTGGAAGATGCGGAAAAGATCTTGGGGGAGAGTGAAATCCGTGATGCAATGATGGCCAAGGCTGAGTACCTGTGCCGAATTGGGGACAAG GAAGGAGCTCTGACTGCTTTTCGTAAGACATATGACAAAACTGTGGCACTGGGACATCGTCTGGATATTGTGTTCTACCTTCTAAGAATTGGTTTGTTTTACATGGATAATGACCTCATCACACGGAATATTGAAAAGGCAAAAAG TTTAATAGAGGAAGGAGGAGACTGGGACAGGAGAAATCGTCTGAAAGTCTACCAAGGTCTTTACTGCGTAGCTATTCGAGATTTCAAACAAGCAGCAGAACTCTTTCTTGATACAGTTTCAACATTTACATCCTATGAACTTATGGATTACAAAACATTTGTAACATATACTGTCTACGTCAGTATGATTGCATTAGACAGACCAGACCTTAGAGAGAAG GTTATTAAAGGGGCAGAGATTCTGGAAGTGTTGCATAGTTTACCAACTGTACGACAGTATCTCTTTTCACTCTATGAATGTCGTTATTCAGTCTTCTTCCAGTCATTAG CTATTGTAGAGCAAGAGATGAAAAAAGATTGGCTTTTTGCTCCTCACTATCGTTATTACGTACGGGAAATGAGAATCCATGCATACAGCCAGCTCCTAGAATCCTACCGGTCACTGACACTAGGGTACATGGCAGAAGCTTTTGGAGTCGGTGTAGAATTCATAGATCA ggagCTTTCAAGATTTATTGCAGCTGGGCGACTGCATTGCAAAATAGACAAAGTAAATGAGATAGTCGAAACTAACAG GCCCGATAGCAAGAACTGGCAGTACCAAGAAACCATCAAGAAAGGAGATTTGCTGCTAAATAGAGTTCAGAAACTTTCCAGAGTAATTAATAtgtaa